In one Lolium rigidum isolate FL_2022 chromosome 3, APGP_CSIRO_Lrig_0.1, whole genome shotgun sequence genomic region, the following are encoded:
- the LOC124704577 gene encoding uncharacterized protein LOC124704577 → MAAAQLLGDDGRGYELARRLEACGAWRSWLGDGAHASLAQHLASPSAWDAFLCPSSSPQPPRHLLQLQLRVRALLFDKASAALLPTARARASPAGPHSLSATYLQLHGDDIYFSLEDEQEDGTHHQMQSGTAFSPSRESSMLSQRHKRHDELPGSWYKQYAEKFRTWHGKFRSDDKDIPKRTSEGMSNYLKVCSVHKRKRAVFMDDQGPNMKLENGPSLQSKTAGDFSNLIDDAFIPEIRFPTDCVPESATPRESGISRSDNIEVHGVLDNLPAPVNRNTAMLERFGMMPEYYKTGNKYRGKNGSKLEGKSLSQEQALLITRKLVARYLAIAGFESGTAVSVDVFSEIIIKHINKLGHSLKLLTDSYRKQFSSMELLKMFLQTVGYSNIGPLMEITKTGNRVISHPTHQDAQVQNQNNLLQAQQLTRQFPPQMTMHNQNLTPQQHQLLQQQQWLRRNQMNQMTSPRGALTMADKNQTMANVKLENTMDSQIDSSYGSLTRQQQMQQLRQQQLLQQQQQQQIQQLQQHHQQQQQQQLQQQHLQQQQHVQQQQQQQLHQQQLQQQQQVQQKHQQQQQQLQQQQQQQQQQLQQQLAISGNQNTQLGQMTMLGNQNAQLGQMTMPGNQNAQLAQMTMPGNQNAQLAQMTMPGNQNAQLAHMTMPGNQNAQLAQQFTQAPQPMNSYGMRVPPVKVEAFHELVSGDSSSDTSKLTSPK, encoded by the exons ATGGCGGCAGCGCAGCTGCTCGGCGACGACGGCCGCGGCTACGAGCTGGCGCGGCGGCTGGAGGCGTGCGGCGCCTGGCGCTCGTGGCTCGGCGACGGCGCGCACGCCTCCCTCGCGCAGCACCTCGCGTCCCCCTCCGCCTGGGACGCCTTCCTctgcccctcctcctcgcccCAGCCCCCGCGCCACCTCCTTCAGCTCCAGCTCCGCGTCCGCGCGCTCCTCTTCGACAAGGCCTCCGCCGCGCTCCTCCCcaccgcccgcgcccgcgcctcccCGGCCGGCCCCCACTCTCTCAGCGCCACCT ATCTTCAGCTTCATGGAGATGATATTTATTTCTCATTGGAAGATGAGCAAGAAGATGGAACTCATCATCAG ATGCAATCTGGAACTGCATTTAGTCCAAGCAGGGAGAGTTCGATGTTGTCTCAAAGGCATAAGCGACACGATGAGTTACCTGGCTCATGGTACAAGCAATATGCTGAAAAGTTCAGGACATGGCATGGCAAGTTTCGCTCAGATGACAAAGACATACCAAAGAGAACATCGGAGGGAATGTCTAATTATCTTAAGGTTTGCAGTGTGCATAAAAGGAAGAGGGCTGTGTTTATGGATGATCAGGGTCCCAACATGAAGTTAGAAAATGGCCCTTCCCTACAATCAAAGACTGCTGGGGATTTCAGTAATTTAATAGATGATGCTTTCATTCCAGAAATTCGATTTCCGACTGACTGTGTTCCAGAAAGTGCAACTCCTAGAGAGAGTGGCATATCTAGGAGTGACAACATAGAAGTTCATGGTGTTCTTGATAATTTACCGGCACCTGTTAATCGCAACACTGCAATGCTCGAAAGGTTTGGCATGATGCCTGAGTACTACAAGACAGGAAACAAATATAGAGGCAAAAATGGATCCAAACTAGAAGGAAAGTCTTTAAGTCAAGAGCAAGCATTGCTTATCACACGGAAGCTGGTTGCTCGATACTTAGCAATTGCAGGCTTTGAAAGTGGAACTGCAGTGTCTGTTGATGTTTTTTCAGAAATAATAATTAAGCACATCAATAAGCTAGGGCACAGTTTGAAGCTTCTAACAGACAGCTACAGGAAACAATTTTCATCTATGGAGCTCCTTAAGATGTTCCTACAGACTGTTGGCTACAG TAACATTGGACCCTTGATGGAGATTACAAAGACGGGGAATAGGGTGATTAGCCACCCAACTCATCAAGATGCACAAGTACAAAATCAAAATAATCTTCTTCAAGCCCAACAG CTCACACGGCAATTCCCTCCCCAAATGACAATGCATAACCAGAATCTGACACCACAGCAGCACCAGTTGCTGCAGCAGCAACAGTGGCTCAggcgcaaccaaatgaaccaaatGACTAGCCCCCGTGGTGCTCTTACAATGGCAGATAAAAACCAGACCATGGCAAACGTGAAGCTTGAGAATACCATGGATTCACAAATTGATAGCTCGTATGGATCTCTCACTCGGCAACAACAGATGCAGCAGCTAAGGCAGCAGCAGCtattgcagcagcagcagcaacaacagattcagcagcttcagcaacaccatcagcagcagcaacaacaacaactccagCAGCAGCatctgcaacagcagcagcatgttcagcagcagcagcaacaacaactccaccagcagcagctgcagcagcaacagcaggttcagcagaagcatcagcagcagcaacagcagcttcagcagcagcaacaacaacaacagcaacagctTCAGCAGCAGTTGGCCATCTCAGGAAACCAGAACACCCAGCTAGGGCAGATGACAATGCTAGGAAACCAGAACGCCCAGCTAGGGCAGATGACAATGCCAGGAAACCAGAATGCCCAGCTAGCGCAGATGACGATGCCAGGAAACCAGAATGCCCAACTAGCACAGATGACAATGCCAGGAAACCAGAATGCCCAACTAGCGCACATGACAATGCCAGGAAACCAGAATGCCCAATTAGCGCAGCAGTTCACACAAGCGCCGCAACCAAT GAACTCATACGGCATGCGAGTGCCACCCGTGAAAGTGGAGGCGTTCCACGAATTGGTGAGCGGGGACTCGTCCAGTGATACCAGCAAACTCACCTCTCCCAAGTAG